One part of the Phaenicophaeus curvirostris isolate KB17595 chromosome 2, BPBGC_Pcur_1.0, whole genome shotgun sequence genome encodes these proteins:
- the FAM98A gene encoding protein FAM98A produces MEFELLESDVLESLEDLGYKGPLLDDGALAQAVSHGASSPEFTKLCAWLVSELRLFCKLEENVQATNSPNEAEEFQLEMSGLLAEMNCPYASLTSGEVTKRLHNQKNCLLLLTYLISELEAARMLCVNAPPKKAQEGGGSEVFQELKGICIALGMSKPPANITMFQFFSGIEKKLKETLAKVPPTHVGKPLLKKQLGPAHWEKIEAINQAIANEYEVRRKLLIKRLDVTVQSFGWSDRAKSQTEKLAKVYQPKRALLSTKCTISIANLLAARQDLSKIMRTSSGSIREKTACAINKVLMGRVPDRGGRPNEIEPPPPEMPPWQKRPEGGSQQGGGRGGRGGYESSYGGRGGYDHGGHDRGGRGGYDSSYGGRGGHEQGSHDRGGRGGRGGYDHGSRGGGRGNKLQGGWTDGGGGGYQDGGYRESNYRDAGFQAGGYHSGGGGGGYQGGGYGGYQSSSYSGSGYQGGGGGGGYQQDNRYQDGGSHSDRGGGRGGGRGGRGGRGGRGGQGGGWGGRGGQNFNQGGQFEQHFQHGGYQYNQSGFGQGRHFTS; encoded by the exons ATGGAGTTCGAGCTTCTGGAGAGCGATGTGTTGGAGTCCCTGGAGGACCTGGG TTACAAAGGTCCATTGTTAGATGACGGAGCTCTGGCTCAGGCAGTCTCTCATGGAGCCAGTTCTCCTGAATTCACCAAACTCTGCGCTTGGTTGGTGTCGGAGTTACGACTGTTCTGTAAACTAGAGGAAAATGTGCAGGCAACTAACA GTCCAAATGAAGCAGAAGAATTTCAGCTTGAAATGAGTGGGTTGCTGGCTGAAATGAACTGTCCATATGCATCATTAACGTCAGGAGAAGTGACAAAACGCCTTCATAATCAGAAGAACTGTCTCTTGCTGCTTA CATACCTCATCTCAGAACTGGAAGCTGCCAGAATGCTGTGTGTGAATGCCCCTCCTAaaaaagcacaggaaggagGTGGCAGTGAAGTCTTTCAGGAGCTAAAAGGCATATGTATTGCTTTAGGCATGTCCAAGCCTCCAGCCAACATAACGATGTTCCAGTTCTTCAGtggaattgaaaaaaaa CTGAAGGAAACCCTAGCAAAGGTTCCGCCTACTCATGTTGGAAAACCTTTATTGAAGAAACAGCTGGGACCAGCTCACTGG gaaaaaattgaAGCAATTAATCAAGCCATAGCCAACGAATATGAAGTCCGAAGAAAGCTGTTAATCAAACGTTTGGATGTTACTGTGCAGTCCTTTGGCTGGTCAGATAGAGCTAAG AGTCAAACAGAAAAACTGGCTAAAGTCTACCAGCCAAAACGTGCCCTCTTATCTACTAAGTGCACTATTTCCATTGCAAACCTCTTGGCAGCTCGGCAGGATCTGTCAAAGATTATGAGAACAAGCAGTGGATCCATCCGAGAGAAGACTGCATGTGCCATTAATAAG GTGCTAATGGGCAGAGTGCCTGATAGAGGAGGGAGACCCAATGAAATTGAACCACCACCTCCTGAGATGCCACCGTGGCAGAAAAGACCAGAGGGTGGTTCGCAACAAGGCGGcggcagaggaggaagaggtggcTATGAATCCTCATATGGAGGGCGAGGAGGTTATGATCATGGGGGTCACGAccgaggaggacgaggaggctATGACTCATCATATGGGGGGCGAGGAGGTCATGAACAAGGAAGCCACGATCGAGGGGGACGAGGAGGACGTGGTGGTTACGATCATGGCAGcagaggaggtggaagaggaaaCAAGCTTCAAGGAGGCTGGACAGATGGTGGAGGTGGTGGCTACCAGGATGGTGGCTACAGGGAGAGCAACTACAGAGATGCAGGTTTTCAAGCAGGTGGCTACCACAGTGGTGGCGGCGGTGGTGGCTACCAAGGAGGAGGCTATGGTGGCTACCAGTCATCTTCATATTCAGGAAGTGGCTACCaagggggtggtggtggtggtggctaCCAACAAGACAACAGATACCAGGATGGTGGGTCCCACAGTGACCGAGGGGGTGGGCGtggaggagggaggggtggACGTGGTGGTCGTGGTGGGCGTGGAGGTCaaggagggggctggggaggcagAGGTGGACAGAACTTTAATCAAGGAGGGCAGTTTGAGCAACACTTCCAGCATGGGGGTTATCAGTATAATCAATCTGGCTTTGGACAAGGAAGACACTTCACGAGCTGA